Proteins co-encoded in one Sporosarcina sp. FSL K6-1522 genomic window:
- a CDS encoding LuxR C-terminal-related transcriptional regulator: MQITWLHSKTTLPRAALEAIERERLVDLFRYSEQKKLTIVRAPAGYGKTTLLSQWFSSFNEPVAWLSVDATDNDPIRFWTYVIRSVSDTVTNAIDSKLLALFNEQSPLEFLIDSFLNEMELIPGEIRIVIDDYHLIKNPIIHGMMTRFIDYLPPNTWLFLASRTDLPLPLDKWRLQDSITEIGMDQLRFTYEEIERFYRIRGFSYETTDSLQHVLEATEGWAAGIQLAGLSGRASTADEWQRDAFDNTHPFITAFLLQEILASLSPSIQDFLVRTSILNQLEPVFCDALTNRTDSSAILLELEKKGLFIVRLHSSEPIFRYHHLFADALQVEMRQRYSKETIASIYEEVAILLRQQGDFLSAIELVLQGQLYETADTWITDHLIQIFTLGQTSTFIRWVRILQDHNYPVDIETLVMYVITLSNIYEMEEASRLIDELERRHEVDQWMETEEYRGMASILVTVKAFVLFAGVGDIEQATEIIVAQLKRGRVSSKWDNIPMQYNRLEARTLRTTIGARGKLWTTEVVIPFLDLFRKTEFKEQNMTGFGYGVQAETLYEHGYLDEALVELEAALEYGHRFQDPGLSIPMYILKSRVYAAQKQFVEAYAILDSAIDITKERHWLDSLRAMKAYCYLLDGNVLHAEQELSASTGLNHLDAQSEQEFWLFVHVRLLLAKGQVMEALKTTIRVKEKALRERQISTLLEAMVLEAICQLDVGNEEAALASLHNALEQGAPYGYVRTFLDELRVIPLLNKYLKVRQNDSKPYWTSVPITYVEQLLMSAQNETSRKDTMDKLTPRERDILKLLANGDTNREIAKQLALSEGTVRVYLSNIYRKLGVNSRTKAMLLANGEG; this comes from the coding sequence ATGCAGATAACTTGGTTACATTCAAAAACAACATTGCCTCGTGCTGCGTTAGAAGCCATTGAGCGTGAACGATTAGTCGATTTATTCCGATACAGTGAGCAAAAGAAGTTAACCATTGTGCGCGCCCCCGCTGGCTATGGAAAAACAACGTTGCTTAGTCAATGGTTTAGTTCATTTAATGAGCCTGTTGCATGGTTGTCCGTCGATGCCACCGATAATGATCCCATTCGCTTTTGGACCTATGTCATACGTAGCGTATCGGATACAGTCACGAATGCCATAGATTCAAAATTACTCGCCTTATTCAATGAGCAGTCCCCTTTAGAATTTTTAATCGACTCTTTTTTAAATGAAATGGAATTGATTCCAGGCGAAATTCGTATCGTTATCGATGACTATCATTTAATTAAAAATCCTATTATTCATGGGATGATGACTCGGTTCATCGATTATTTACCACCTAACACATGGTTATTTTTAGCGAGTCGTACGGACTTGCCACTTCCTTTAGACAAGTGGCGGCTTCAAGATTCAATTACAGAAATCGGTATGGATCAGTTACGCTTTACCTATGAGGAAATCGAACGTTTTTATAGGATTCGTGGTTTTAGCTATGAAACGACCGACTCGCTTCAACATGTGCTTGAAGCGACAGAAGGCTGGGCCGCAGGTATTCAATTGGCAGGTCTTTCGGGGCGTGCGTCTACAGCAGATGAATGGCAGCGTGATGCCTTTGACAATACACATCCATTTATAACGGCATTTTTGCTACAGGAAATTCTTGCATCACTGTCACCATCCATACAGGATTTTCTTGTGCGTACTTCGATATTGAATCAGCTTGAACCTGTGTTTTGTGATGCATTGACAAACCGGACGGACAGCTCGGCAATCTTACTGGAGCTTGAGAAAAAGGGGTTATTTATCGTTCGTTTACATTCGAGCGAGCCTATTTTTCGCTATCATCATTTGTTTGCAGATGCCTTGCAAGTTGAAATGAGACAGCGTTATTCTAAAGAAACCATTGCCTCAATCTATGAAGAAGTGGCCATACTTTTACGTCAACAAGGCGACTTTCTGTCCGCGATTGAGCTTGTCTTGCAAGGTCAATTATATGAAACGGCGGATACATGGATCACAGACCATCTCATTCAAATTTTCACGTTAGGACAAACATCGACCTTCATCCGTTGGGTGCGTATATTGCAAGACCATAATTATCCAGTCGATATCGAGACGCTCGTTATGTATGTCATTACCTTATCTAATATCTATGAAATGGAGGAGGCAAGTCGGCTCATCGATGAGTTAGAGCGTAGACACGAAGTAGATCAGTGGATGGAAACAGAGGAATATCGGGGTATGGCCAGTATTTTAGTGACTGTAAAGGCATTTGTCTTATTTGCAGGCGTTGGAGATATTGAACAAGCTACTGAAATTATTGTCGCCCAGCTAAAAAGGGGACGTGTAAGTTCAAAGTGGGATAATATCCCGATGCAATATAATCGGCTTGAAGCTCGAACACTACGGACAACGATTGGAGCGAGGGGTAAACTTTGGACGACAGAAGTGGTCATTCCTTTCCTAGATCTATTTCGCAAAACTGAATTTAAAGAACAAAATATGACCGGGTTTGGTTACGGCGTTCAGGCAGAGACGCTATACGAACATGGCTACCTAGATGAAGCTTTAGTAGAATTGGAAGCTGCATTAGAATATGGGCATCGCTTTCAAGATCCAGGTCTATCTATTCCGATGTACATCTTGAAGAGCCGGGTCTATGCAGCCCAAAAACAATTTGTAGAAGCATATGCGATTCTCGATTCCGCAATAGATATAACAAAGGAACGACATTGGCTCGATTCGTTACGAGCAATGAAAGCTTACTGCTACTTACTCGATGGGAATGTTTTACATGCAGAACAGGAACTTTCTGCATCGACGGGTTTGAATCATCTAGATGCCCAGTCTGAACAGGAGTTTTGGTTATTCGTGCATGTACGTCTTTTATTAGCTAAGGGACAAGTAATGGAAGCATTAAAGACGACGATACGCGTAAAAGAAAAAGCACTGCGCGAAAGACAAATTTCAACACTCCTTGAAGCCATGGTCCTTGAAGCGATTTGTCAATTGGATGTCGGAAATGAAGAAGCCGCATTAGCATCATTGCACAATGCATTGGAACAAGGAGCACCTTATGGCTATGTCAGAACATTTCTTGACGAATTACGTGTTATCCCGTTACTGAACAAATATTTGAAAGTACGGCAAAATGACAGCAAACCATATTGGACATCCGTACCCATCACTTATGTCGAACAATTGCTAATGAGCGCTCAAAATGAAACAAGTCGGAAAGATACGATGGACAAACTGACACCGCGCGAACGGGATATATTAAAATTGCTTGCAAATGGGGATACGAATAGGGAAATCGCTAAACAATTGGCTCTTTCGGAAGGAACTGTCCGTGTCTACTTGTCGAATATTTATCGTAAGCTGGGCGTGAATTCACGAACAAAAGCTATGCTATTGGCTAATGGAGAAGGATAA
- a CDS encoding polysaccharide biosynthesis protein translates to MSSVDWNMKTFMKGASILTISAILVKLLGAVYRVPFQNLVGDKGFYIYQQVYPFIGIFIVWTSYGFAVAVSKLLASSTSRGEAKAVMRVAFTYLLLLSVTFFVVLTVFAPFFARAMGDPELVVLLRAGAYIVLVMPALAVLKGSFQSEGRMVPVAVSGVGEQAFRVAVILVGTWVAVRAGASLYTAGEVAMWGAVVGETAGVVILALYFRNTFKGPLEKVDTWRVVKELTVVSLSVSASSLILLLFQLVDSFTIYNMLLSTGFAQEAAMELKGVYDRGQPLVQMGILIASTLALAIVPLIAHHSTKKAGQGALPFIRLTFRTAFLFGWAAAVGLILVLPYVNEMLFETRTGSGALMIFAFQIFWLSLILPLTAILQGAGKVKIPTLLLMVGLVSKIIANRLLVPIWDVTGAAVAGNIGFIVITCGLVFYFKKVWPTQLAPMRFYRWMAAATVLMVAMVLPWMMLADGLLFDPLSSRIGATLTALTAVVLGGTAFLYVIMKSRIMAEKEWYLLPFGKRLAILQLRLNQRKGE, encoded by the coding sequence ATGTCTTCTGTGGATTGGAATATGAAAACGTTCATGAAAGGTGCGTCGATCTTGACGATATCGGCGATACTGGTGAAATTGCTGGGTGCGGTGTATCGGGTACCGTTTCAGAATCTTGTTGGAGACAAAGGGTTTTATATTTACCAACAGGTGTACCCGTTCATCGGCATCTTTATTGTGTGGACGTCTTATGGTTTTGCGGTCGCGGTGTCGAAATTATTGGCAAGCAGTACGAGTCGTGGTGAAGCGAAGGCTGTGATGCGTGTGGCGTTTACCTATTTACTATTGTTGTCTGTTACATTTTTTGTTGTATTGACCGTATTTGCTCCGTTTTTTGCGCGAGCTATGGGTGATCCAGAGCTTGTTGTCCTGCTGCGTGCAGGTGCTTATATTGTGTTAGTGATGCCGGCACTGGCGGTGCTGAAAGGATCCTTTCAATCGGAGGGGCGCATGGTGCCGGTGGCAGTGTCTGGTGTTGGTGAACAAGCATTTCGTGTGGCGGTCATTTTAGTCGGTACGTGGGTTGCGGTACGTGCGGGTGCTTCCTTATATACAGCCGGTGAAGTGGCGATGTGGGGGGCGGTTGTCGGAGAAACGGCGGGGGTTGTCATTCTAGCGCTTTATTTCCGCAATACGTTTAAAGGTCCTTTAGAGAAAGTTGATACGTGGCGGGTTGTTAAAGAATTGACCGTTGTGAGTCTGAGCGTCAGCGCAAGTTCGCTCATTCTGCTGCTGTTTCAGCTTGTCGATTCGTTTACGATTTACAATATGCTACTGTCAACAGGCTTTGCGCAGGAGGCAGCGATGGAGCTAAAAGGGGTCTATGATCGTGGACAACCACTCGTACAAATGGGGATTCTCATTGCTTCGACGCTGGCGCTGGCCATTGTGCCGCTCATTGCGCACCACTCGACAAAAAAGGCCGGGCAGGGCGCTTTGCCTTTCATCCGACTGACGTTCCGGACAGCATTTTTATTCGGCTGGGCGGCTGCGGTGGGACTTATACTGGTATTGCCTTATGTCAATGAAATGTTATTTGAGACGCGCACCGGCTCGGGGGCACTGATGATTTTCGCCTTCCAAATTTTCTGGCTGTCGCTTATTCTGCCATTGACAGCTATTCTTCAAGGAGCGGGGAAAGTGAAGATCCCAACGTTGTTGCTAATGGTTGGGCTTGTTAGCAAAATCATTGCCAATCGCTTGCTTGTACCGATATGGGATGTTACAGGGGCTGCGGTTGCGGGTAATATTGGTTTTATCGTTATTACATGTGGACTTGTGTTTTATTTTAAAAAGGTCTGGCCCACTCAACTTGCGCCCATGCGTTTTTATCGTTGGATGGCAGCAGCAACTGTGCTGATGGTTGCGATGGTCTTGCCGTGGATGATGTTGGCGGATGGCTTGTTATTCGACCCATTGTCGAGCCGGATTGGGGCAACGCTTACTGCGCTTACAGCCGTTGTGCTTGGAGGGACAGCATTCCTCTATGTTATTATGAAATCACGTATAATGGCGGAGAAGGAATGGTATTTACTACCGTTCGGGAAACGTTTAGCTATATTGCAATTACGACTGAATCAAAGAAAAGGTGAATAA
- the mazG gene encoding nucleoside triphosphate pyrophosphohydrolase, with the protein MHPLTIIGLGAGDLDQLALGTYRQLKAANFIIARTDQHPAIEELRAEGVTITSFDAIYEKHDAFQQVYEEIVEELVRMCAEHPVTYVVPGHPLVAEQTVQLLVEKERAGLVNLTIAGGNSFLDPIFAALRIDPIEGFQLLDGTDMHRDDAQMTQHILIGQVYDAFVASEVKLSLMEKYAYDHPVTIVTAAGSTGEKLQTVPLFELDRVTEIDNLTTVYVPPVQNQEDRLKDWSTFRAIIAALRAPDGCPWDREQTHESLKRYLVEEAHELLEAIEQQDDDAIIEELGDVLLQVFLHAQIGEDDGYFAMEDILEAVSSKMIRRHPHVFGQVDVENTEEVLQNWQEIKNSEKPQVASLLEGQERYSSALLTSFNYQKEAAKVGFDWPTIDGALDKFEEEWQEFREEMQNGTKERQMDELGDVLFTLVNISRFLKLSPEEAMVHANQKFRSRFSFVETSVKEGRGNFGDYTLDELEAFWQQAKGREKQ; encoded by the coding sequence ATGCATCCGTTAACCATCATTGGTCTTGGAGCAGGTGATCTTGACCAGTTAGCCCTCGGGACCTATCGCCAATTGAAGGCGGCTAATTTTATCATTGCGCGTACAGACCAACATCCAGCAATTGAGGAATTAAGGGCTGAGGGAGTAACCATTACAAGCTTCGACGCAATTTATGAAAAACATGACGCATTCCAGCAAGTATATGAAGAGATTGTAGAGGAACTTGTGCGGATGTGTGCAGAGCACCCTGTTACTTATGTTGTACCAGGGCATCCGCTTGTAGCAGAGCAGACGGTCCAATTATTAGTAGAGAAAGAGCGAGCGGGTCTTGTGAATCTCACGATTGCAGGAGGAAACAGTTTTCTAGATCCGATTTTTGCAGCGCTACGCATTGATCCGATTGAAGGGTTTCAGTTGCTTGATGGGACCGATATGCATCGTGACGATGCGCAAATGACGCAGCATATTCTCATTGGACAAGTGTATGATGCATTTGTTGCGTCTGAAGTGAAATTATCACTAATGGAAAAGTATGCATACGATCATCCCGTGACGATTGTGACGGCAGCAGGTTCGACAGGGGAGAAGTTGCAGACGGTTCCTTTGTTTGAGTTAGATCGAGTGACGGAAATCGATAATTTGACGACTGTATATGTGCCGCCTGTGCAGAATCAGGAAGACCGATTAAAGGATTGGTCAACATTCCGAGCGATTATTGCGGCGTTGCGTGCCCCGGATGGTTGCCCGTGGGATCGTGAGCAGACACATGAATCATTGAAGCGCTATTTGGTGGAAGAGGCACATGAGTTGCTGGAGGCCATTGAGCAGCAAGATGATGATGCCATCATTGAGGAGCTTGGTGATGTGTTGCTACAAGTATTCTTGCATGCACAAATCGGTGAGGATGACGGCTATTTTGCGATGGAAGATATCCTTGAGGCGGTTAGTTCAAAAATGATTCGTCGTCATCCACATGTTTTCGGACAGGTAGATGTAGAAAATACTGAGGAAGTTTTGCAAAATTGGCAGGAAATCAAGAATAGTGAGAAGCCTCAAGTAGCGTCCTTATTGGAAGGGCAAGAACGCTATTCGTCTGCACTTTTGACGTCTTTTAATTATCAAAAAGAGGCGGCGAAGGTTGGATTTGATTGGCCGACGATTGACGGTGCTTTGGACAAGTTTGAAGAAGAGTGGCAGGAATTCCGTGAAGAGATGCAGAACGGAACGAAAGAACGCCAAATGGATGAATTGGGTGATGTGCTATTTACCCTCGTCAACATTTCACGGTTTTTAAAGCTGTCTCCAGAAGAAGCGATGGTTCATGCGAATCAGAAGTTTCGTTCGCGCTTTTCGTTTGTGGAAACAAGCGTAAAAGAAGGTCGAGGTAATTTTGGAGACTACACGCTCGATGAACTTGAAGCATTTTGGCAACAAGCGAAAGGAAGGGAAAAACAATGA
- a CDS encoding RNA-binding S4 domain-containing protein: MRLDKFLKVSRLIKRRTLAKQVADQGRITINDKVAKASSVVKVGDELAIRFGQKIVTVKIDLLKESTKKEDATSMYTILKEEKLEKVEPEFIDDED; this comes from the coding sequence ATGAGACTCGATAAGTTTTTGAAAGTATCTCGTCTAATTAAACGACGCACACTGGCGAAACAAGTGGCGGATCAGGGCCGTATTACCATTAATGATAAAGTAGCGAAAGCGTCTTCCGTTGTAAAAGTGGGTGACGAGTTAGCGATTCGTTTTGGACAGAAAATCGTAACGGTCAAAATTGATTTATTGAAAGAGTCGACGAAGAAGGAAGACGCTACGTCGATGTATACGATTCTAAAAGAAGAGAAGCTTGAAAAAGTGGAACCTGAATTTATTGATGACGAAGATTGA
- the thiC gene encoding phosphomethylpyrimidine synthase ThiC — translation MPIHIYESFPASKKVYIQGSRADILVPVREIQLSPTITDKGEIENEPLQVYDTSGKYTDDKFKVDIRKGLPTIKKNWILEREDVEEYEGRELKPEDNGYKTNNKIENNNFQLLKRKPLRAKEGENVTQMHYARKGIITPEMEFIAIREGVDADFVREEVARGRAIIPSNINHSEAEPMIIGRNFHVKINANIGNSAVSSSIENEVEKMTWATRWGSDTIMDLSTGKDIHTTREWIIRNSPVPVGTVPLYQALEKVDGKVEDLSWEVYRDTLIEQAEQGVDYFTIHAGVLLRYIPMTVKRVTGIVSRGGSIMAQWCLIHHKESFLYTHFEEICEIMKQYDVSFSLGDGLRPGSIADANDEAQFAELDTLGELTKIAWKHDIQVIIEGPGHVPMHLIKENVDKQMDVCQEAPFYTLGPLTTDIAPGYDHITSAIGAAMIGWFGTAMLCYVTPKEHLGLPNKNDVREGVIAYKIAAHAADLAKGHPNAQKRDDALSKARFEFRWRDQFNLGLDPERALEYHDETLPAEGAKVSHFCSMCGPKFCSMRISHDIRKYADQNQLEEKLAIEKGLDDKAKEFQEVGGTLYI, via the coding sequence ATGCCAATTCACATTTATGAAAGTTTTCCAGCGAGCAAAAAAGTGTACATCCAAGGTAGCAGGGCGGACATTCTTGTACCTGTAAGAGAAATTCAACTATCACCGACGATAACAGATAAAGGCGAGATTGAGAATGAACCACTCCAAGTCTATGACACAAGTGGTAAATATACGGATGATAAATTTAAAGTCGATATTCGTAAAGGGCTTCCTACAATAAAGAAAAACTGGATCTTAGAACGCGAGGATGTAGAGGAATACGAAGGAAGAGAATTAAAGCCGGAAGATAACGGTTATAAAACGAATAACAAAATAGAAAACAATAACTTTCAATTACTGAAAAGAAAGCCACTGCGTGCGAAAGAAGGTGAAAATGTAACGCAGATGCACTATGCGAGAAAAGGAATCATTACTCCTGAAATGGAGTTTATCGCAATACGTGAAGGCGTGGATGCAGATTTTGTCCGTGAGGAAGTCGCACGTGGAAGAGCCATTATCCCATCAAATATTAACCATTCAGAAGCAGAACCGATGATTATCGGTAGGAATTTTCATGTGAAGATAAATGCCAATATCGGAAATTCTGCGGTCTCATCCTCGATCGAGAACGAAGTAGAGAAAATGACATGGGCAACCCGCTGGGGTTCAGATACGATTATGGATTTATCAACAGGTAAGGATATCCACACAACACGTGAATGGATTATCCGTAATTCTCCGGTTCCAGTCGGAACTGTCCCGCTCTATCAGGCACTTGAAAAAGTAGATGGAAAAGTGGAAGATCTTTCTTGGGAAGTCTACCGCGATACATTGATTGAGCAAGCAGAACAAGGTGTTGACTATTTCACTATTCACGCAGGGGTATTGTTGCGTTATATTCCAATGACTGTGAAGCGTGTCACCGGCATTGTTTCAAGGGGCGGTTCAATCATGGCACAATGGTGCCTGATTCATCATAAAGAAAGTTTCTTGTATACTCATTTTGAAGAAATTTGCGAAATTATGAAGCAGTATGATGTGTCATTTTCTTTAGGGGATGGTTTACGGCCTGGTTCGATTGCCGATGCCAATGATGAAGCCCAGTTTGCGGAACTAGATACGCTTGGAGAATTAACGAAAATTGCATGGAAGCATGATATTCAAGTAATTATTGAAGGGCCTGGACACGTACCAATGCACTTGATTAAAGAAAACGTTGATAAACAGATGGATGTCTGTCAAGAAGCACCATTTTATACACTAGGACCATTAACGACTGATATCGCACCGGGATATGATCATATTACATCTGCAATCGGGGCAGCAATGATTGGCTGGTTCGGTACGGCGATGCTTTGTTATGTAACGCCGAAAGAACATCTAGGATTACCGAACAAAAATGATGTCCGAGAAGGTGTTATAGCCTATAAAATTGCAGCACACGCGGCTGACCTTGCGAAAGGCCATCCAAATGCTCAAAAAAGAGATGATGCACTTTCAAAAGCACGATTCGAATTCCGTTGGAGAGACCAATTCAATTTAGGACTTGATCCGGAGCGTGCACTGGAATACCATGATGAAACATTACCAGCTGAAGGAGCGAAAGTTTCCCACTTTTGTTCGATGTGTGGCCCGAAATTTTGCAGTATGCGAATATCGCATGATATACGGAAATATGCAGATCAAAATCAGTTAGAAGAAAAACTTGCAATCGAAAAAGGCTTGGACGATAAAGCAAAGGAATTTCAAGAGGTCGGCGGTACTCTATACATTTGA